From Salinirubellus salinus, the proteins below share one genomic window:
- a CDS encoding amidohydrolase family protein: MAEYPVVNGHHHIGNPNADQDRTFEWSESIAQIIDAMDENEVDATILQPLGGENDRSVTEVHDHIYEASQAYEGRIFGTAAVNPHLGTEFVHEEITRCVQELDFKFVKLHTLAWGVDPTSDIAYDVYDACAENDVPVMVHTGPHGMPFSVPGMFMPVAEDYPDLPIIFAHMGGAYTLTQEAIFMAERYDNIYLDTTLALNMYVRRAMEAVGADRLLMAAEHSTNIPVALTKIDCIGATEEQKAKILGENAVELYGLDVDKQNWGAQEAAAADDD, encoded by the coding sequence ATGGCAGAGTACCCCGTCGTCAACGGTCACCACCACATCGGCAACCCGAACGCCGACCAGGACCGCACGTTCGAGTGGTCCGAGAGTATCGCCCAGATAATCGACGCGATGGACGAGAACGAGGTCGACGCGACCATCCTCCAGCCGCTGGGTGGCGAGAACGACCGCTCGGTCACCGAGGTCCACGACCACATCTACGAGGCCTCGCAGGCCTACGAGGGCCGCATCTTCGGCACCGCGGCGGTCAACCCGCACCTCGGGACAGAGTTCGTCCACGAGGAGATCACCCGGTGTGTCCAGGAGCTCGACTTCAAGTTCGTCAAACTACACACGCTGGCGTGGGGTGTCGACCCGACCTCGGACATCGCCTACGACGTCTACGACGCCTGTGCCGAGAACGACGTCCCCGTGATGGTCCACACCGGCCCGCACGGGATGCCGTTCTCGGTCCCCGGGATGTTCATGCCGGTCGCCGAGGATTACCCCGACCTGCCCATCATCTTCGCGCACATGGGTGGGGCGTACACGCTCACGCAGGAGGCCATCTTCATGGCCGAGCGCTACGACAACATCTACCTCGACACGACGCTGGCGCTGAACATGTACGTCCGTCGGGCGATGGAGGCCGTCGGTGCCGACCGCCTGCTTATGGCCGCCGAGCACTCGACGAACATCCCAGTCGCGCTCACGAAGATCGACTGTATCGGAGCGACCGAGGAGCAGAAGGCGAAGATCCTCGGCGAGAACGCCGTCGAACTCTACGGCCTCGACGTCGACAAGCAGAACTGGGGAGCCCAGGAGGCCGCCGCCGCGGACGACGACTGA
- a CDS encoding amidohydrolase produces MSDTGSGTGTAIDEADPDYGLVEGALDVHVHTAPDLVERFQHDVALAHRVREAGLRGAVVKSHVVPTAGRVELANEAVGERVLHGGVALNGSVGGVNPDAAEVALDLGATVVWLPTAWSHNHASQARAAGVERFVGQRVPDAEEDLHVTEDGELTAATRRVLDLVAEHDAVLGTGHVAPAAIETVVDACADAGARCLVNHPFFRVLDLSVEQQAALADRGAVMEFCGYAVQSTEGHTVERVARAVERIGADRCLLATDFGQASNPPVEGLASFASALVDAGLERETVRKLVAETPVDLLGL; encoded by the coding sequence GTGAGCGATACTGGGAGCGGGACCGGGACCGCCATCGACGAGGCCGACCCCGACTACGGTCTCGTCGAGGGGGCGCTCGACGTCCACGTCCACACCGCCCCCGACCTCGTCGAGCGGTTCCAGCACGACGTCGCGCTCGCCCACCGCGTCCGGGAGGCCGGGCTGCGCGGTGCGGTCGTCAAGAGCCACGTCGTCCCCACCGCGGGCCGGGTGGAGCTGGCGAACGAGGCGGTCGGCGAGCGCGTCCTCCACGGTGGCGTGGCGCTCAACGGGAGCGTCGGTGGCGTCAACCCGGACGCCGCCGAGGTGGCGCTCGATCTCGGCGCGACGGTCGTCTGGCTCCCGACCGCGTGGAGCCACAACCACGCGAGTCAGGCCCGTGCCGCGGGCGTCGAGCGGTTCGTCGGCCAGCGTGTCCCCGACGCCGAGGAGGACCTCCACGTCACCGAGGACGGCGAACTGACGGCGGCGACCCGCCGGGTACTCGACCTCGTCGCCGAGCACGACGCCGTCCTCGGGACCGGGCACGTCGCGCCCGCGGCCATCGAGACGGTCGTCGACGCCTGCGCCGACGCGGGCGCCCGGTGTCTCGTCAACCACCCGTTCTTCCGCGTGCTCGACCTCTCTGTCGAGCAGCAGGCCGCGCTCGCCGACCGGGGTGCGGTGATGGAGTTCTGTGGCTACGCCGTCCAGAGCACCGAGGGCCACACCGTCGAGCGCGTGGCCCGCGCCGTCGAGCGCATCGGCGCCGACCGGTGTCTCCTCGCGACGGACTTCGGTCAGGCGTCGAACCCACCGGTCGAGGGGCTCGCGTCGTTCGCCAGCGCGCTCGTCGACGCCGGGTTAGAGCGCGAGACGGTCCGAAAGCTCGTCGCCGAGACGCCGGTCGACCTGCTGGGGCTGTAG
- a CDS encoding FAD-binding and (Fe-S)-binding domain-containing protein: MSTDDASGGAPGLAARLEGEVDFGESARRLYATDASIYEVEPSGVTFPRSRADVRAVVEFAREHDTAITARGAGSSLTGNAVGEGIVLDCERHLDEVVELDPDAKTVTVQPGVVLDDLNAELEANGLYFPPDPSTSSTCTIGGMVANDAAGPHSVRHGTTRDNVRRVECVLADGSVAEFGRREADDLDAVLDRDDRVGEVHRTVADLAVEHAEAIETRYPDVERNSSGYDLESSAAPDGSWLDLSRLVVGSEGTLGVVTEVTLELTERPETRAAALLFYDDVVAAADAVAGSLAADPSVVELIDDAVLGYARDAWGFDLVPEMAGAALLVEVETTHADQETDLDRAVEAARTEATVAVERATDDATQDRLWKIRKASNPLLNRRMGDEQALSFVEDAAIPPERLAAYLECVGDVLREHDLEASVFGHAGQGVLHVKPFLDLQTERDRERLRSVSEAVHDIVLDVGGCVSGEHGDGRLRSAYLPEMYGEELYGAFVDLKRAFDPEDVFNPAKVVPSSDGELVAVDEHLRYAGYDPETVDTALDFGDEGGFDSLVEQCNGCSKCRTTEGGVMCPSYRATGEEVTSTRGRANMLRAAIDGDLGADALTSDEFQEAVLDRCLACKACETECPTGVDMAKLKTEAKHQKHQADGVPLRARLFGNVRLLNRVGSALAPVANRLAAFGPGRVIAEKTLGIDRRRTLPSFASESFLEWVAGHDPAPAAGERGTVALFPDCYTAYNHPEVGRATVRLLEALGYAVEVPEVECCGRAALSQGLVERARGFAETNVEILGEYADRGVPVVGVEPSCVSALVEYDDLLEETGGLPEVSRTVASFLRDRVEAGEVELPEAGDVTVAFHGHCHASTKGWDADPVALLRRAGYEVRPVDATCCGMAGAFGYETEHYDLSTTLGAELEQQLDATEADLVAASGASCSQQLADRDVETHHPMELLAEVVV, from the coding sequence ATGAGTACCGACGACGCGAGCGGGGGCGCACCCGGGCTCGCGGCACGACTCGAAGGTGAGGTCGACTTCGGCGAGTCGGCACGGCGGCTCTACGCGACCGACGCGAGCATCTACGAGGTGGAGCCGAGCGGCGTCACCTTCCCGCGGAGTCGAGCGGACGTCCGGGCAGTCGTCGAGTTCGCCCGCGAGCACGACACCGCCATCACGGCACGCGGAGCGGGGTCATCGCTCACCGGCAACGCCGTCGGCGAGGGCATCGTGCTGGACTGCGAGCGCCACCTCGACGAGGTTGTCGAGCTTGACCCGGACGCAAAGACGGTCACCGTCCAGCCCGGCGTGGTCCTCGACGACCTGAACGCCGAACTCGAGGCCAACGGCCTCTACTTCCCGCCGGACCCGTCGACGTCCAGCACCTGCACCATCGGGGGGATGGTGGCGAACGACGCCGCCGGCCCACACTCGGTCCGCCACGGGACGACCCGCGACAACGTCCGGCGGGTCGAGTGCGTGCTGGCGGACGGGAGCGTCGCCGAGTTCGGCCGACGCGAGGCCGACGACCTCGACGCTGTCCTCGACCGCGACGACCGGGTCGGCGAGGTCCACCGGACGGTGGCCGACCTCGCGGTCGAGCACGCCGAGGCCATCGAGACCCGGTACCCGGATGTGGAGCGGAACTCGAGCGGCTACGACCTCGAGAGCAGCGCCGCCCCGGACGGCTCGTGGCTCGACCTCTCGCGTCTCGTCGTCGGGAGCGAGGGCACGCTCGGCGTCGTCACCGAGGTGACGCTCGAACTCACAGAGCGCCCGGAGACACGCGCCGCGGCGCTCCTGTTCTACGACGACGTCGTCGCCGCGGCCGACGCCGTCGCCGGGTCGTTGGCCGCCGACCCGAGTGTGGTCGAACTCATCGACGACGCCGTCCTCGGCTACGCCCGCGACGCCTGGGGGTTCGACCTCGTCCCCGAGATGGCGGGCGCCGCGTTGCTGGTCGAGGTCGAGACCACCCACGCCGACCAGGAGACCGACCTCGACCGGGCGGTCGAGGCGGCCCGGACCGAGGCCACCGTCGCCGTCGAGCGAGCTACCGACGACGCGACGCAGGACCGGCTCTGGAAGATCCGCAAGGCGTCGAACCCGCTCCTGAACCGGCGCATGGGCGACGAGCAAGCGCTCTCGTTCGTCGAGGACGCCGCCATCCCGCCCGAGCGACTCGCCGCGTACCTCGAGTGCGTCGGCGACGTCCTTCGCGAGCACGACCTCGAAGCGAGCGTGTTCGGTCACGCCGGGCAGGGCGTCCTCCACGTCAAGCCGTTCCTCGACCTGCAGACCGAGCGTGACCGCGAGCGCCTCCGGTCGGTCTCCGAGGCCGTCCACGACATCGTGCTGGACGTCGGCGGCTGTGTCTCCGGCGAGCACGGCGACGGACGCCTCCGCTCGGCGTACCTCCCCGAGATGTACGGTGAGGAGCTCTACGGCGCGTTCGTCGACCTGAAGCGGGCATTCGACCCCGAGGACGTGTTCAACCCCGCGAAGGTGGTCCCGTCCTCCGACGGCGAACTCGTGGCCGTCGACGAGCACCTCCGGTACGCGGGGTACGACCCCGAGACGGTCGACACGGCGCTCGACTTCGGCGACGAGGGCGGGTTCGACTCGCTCGTCGAGCAGTGCAACGGCTGCTCGAAGTGCCGGACCACCGAGGGCGGCGTGATGTGTCCCTCCTACCGGGCGACCGGCGAGGAGGTGACGAGCACGCGGGGGCGGGCGAACATGCTCCGGGCGGCCATCGACGGCGACCTCGGCGCGGACGCGCTGACGAGCGACGAGTTCCAGGAGGCCGTCCTCGACCGCTGTCTCGCGTGCAAGGCCTGTGAGACGGAGTGCCCGACCGGGGTGGACATGGCGAAGCTGAAGACGGAGGCGAAACACCAGAAACACCAGGCCGACGGGGTACCGCTCCGTGCCCGGCTGTTCGGCAACGTCCGCCTCCTCAACCGCGTGGGGAGCGCGCTCGCGCCGGTCGCGAACCGACTCGCCGCGTTCGGTCCCGGGCGCGTCATCGCGGAGAAGACGCTCGGTATCGACCGCCGGCGGACGCTTCCGTCGTTCGCGAGCGAGTCGTTCCTCGAGTGGGTCGCAGGCCACGACCCGGCGCCGGCGGCCGGCGAGCGCGGCACCGTCGCCCTGTTCCCTGACTGCTACACCGCGTACAACCACCCCGAGGTGGGCCGGGCGACGGTCCGTCTGCTGGAGGCGCTGGGCTACGCTGTCGAGGTGCCCGAGGTCGAGTGCTGCGGGCGCGCCGCGCTCTCGCAGGGACTGGTCGAGCGGGCCCGTGGCTTCGCCGAGACCAACGTCGAGATCCTGGGCGAGTACGCCGACCGTGGCGTCCCCGTCGTCGGCGTCGAGCCGTCCTGCGTCAGCGCGCTCGTGGAGTACGACGACCTGCTCGAGGAGACGGGCGGGCTCCCCGAGGTCAGTCGAACGGTGGCGTCGTTCCTCCGTGACCGCGTCGAGGCCGGCGAGGTCGAGCTCCCCGAGGCCGGCGACGTGACCGTCGCCTTCCACGGCCACTGCCACGCCTCGACGAAGGGATGGGACGCCGACCCGGTCGCGCTGCTCCGGCGGGCCGGCTACGAGGTCCGGCCCGTCGACGCGACCTGCTGCGGGATGGCGGGCGCGTTCGGCTACGAGACCGAGCACTACGACCTCTCGACGACGCTCGGGGCGGAACTGGAGCAGCAGCTCGACGCGACCGAGGCCGACCTCGTGGCCGCGAGCGGTGCCTCCTGCAGCCAGCAACTCGCCGACCGTGACGTCGAGACCCACCACCCGATGGAGCTGCTCGCTGAGGTGGTCGTGTGA
- a CDS encoding carbon-nitrogen hydrolase family protein, translating to MTDTPATRVATCQFEPVVDDVDANYERIDALTERADADLAVFPELCVTGYDLETARDRATGVPGDLTDPLVDTAARTDTELVVGLPERDGEALYNAFVLVDGDGVQATYRKCYPWGAESDVFETGDGPVVAETSAGRLGFLLCYDLNFPEAALEYSHRECDVLAVGAAWRTSFRADWRLLARARALDGPCYVVGSNHVGDQRGRDHGGGSLVAGPRGEMLAEAGESPGVEVATVDGEALGTARDLNPVRETRAELSGGSHGE from the coding sequence GTGACCGACACGCCGGCGACGCGCGTCGCGACCTGCCAGTTCGAGCCGGTCGTGGACGACGTCGACGCCAACTACGAGCGAATCGACGCCCTGACCGAGCGGGCGGACGCCGACCTCGCGGTGTTCCCCGAGCTGTGCGTGACGGGCTACGACCTCGAGACCGCCCGAGACCGGGCGACTGGGGTCCCCGGCGACCTGACAGACCCGCTCGTCGACACGGCGGCGCGGACCGACACGGAGCTCGTCGTCGGCCTCCCTGAGCGCGACGGCGAGGCGCTCTACAACGCGTTCGTGCTCGTCGACGGAGACGGCGTGCAGGCGACCTACCGGAAGTGCTACCCATGGGGTGCGGAGTCGGACGTGTTCGAGACCGGCGACGGACCGGTCGTCGCGGAGACGAGCGCTGGCCGCCTCGGGTTCCTCCTCTGTTACGACCTCAACTTCCCCGAGGCCGCGCTCGAGTACAGCCACCGCGAGTGCGACGTGCTGGCGGTGGGAGCCGCGTGGCGCACCTCGTTCCGGGCGGACTGGCGACTGCTCGCTCGGGCACGGGCGCTCGACGGGCCGTGCTACGTCGTCGGCTCGAACCACGTAGGCGACCAGCGTGGCCGCGACCACGGCGGCGGGAGTCTCGTGGCCGGGCCACGAGGGGAGATGCTGGCCGAGGCCGGCGAGTCACCGGGCGTCGAGGTCGCGACGGTCGACGGGGAAGCACTCGGGACCGCACGCGACCTGAACCCGGTCCGGGAGACGCGGGCGGAACTGAGCGGTGGCTCACACGGTGAGTGA
- a CDS encoding YgaP family membrane protein, with translation MERNVGSLDQNVRIVVGALAGLLSLATLGGQVGLPAIASPVLGIVAVVALVTGLSGTCGLYSVLGVSTCPAER, from the coding sequence ATGGAACGAAACGTCGGTTCGCTCGACCAGAACGTCCGCATCGTCGTCGGCGCCCTCGCCGGCCTCCTCTCGCTCGCCACTCTCGGCGGGCAGGTCGGCCTCCCGGCCATCGCGTCACCCGTCCTCGGCATCGTGGCCGTCGTCGCGCTCGTGACCGGACTGAGCGGGACCTGCGGGCTCTACTCCGTCCTCGGGGTCAGCACCTGCCCGGCCGAGCGGTAG
- a CDS encoding TIGR00266 family protein, whose protein sequence is MEHEISHRPSYAQLSLSLAPGDSVRAEAGAMVSYAGDIDVETQAEGGLLKSLSRSVLGGESFFVNTFTANSAGTLQLAPALSGDMEHHRLEDETLYVQSTSFVAAEPGVEVDTEFGGGRTFFGGEGLFLLALSGTGDAFVSSYGAIDEHTVEPGEPFVVDTGHIVAFEESVSFDVERVGGIKSTLFSGEGLVCTFTGEGTVWTQTRSPDAFLSWLIPQLPSTNGGN, encoded by the coding sequence GTGGAACACGAGATATCCCACAGGCCGTCCTACGCACAGCTCTCCCTGTCGCTCGCCCCGGGCGACTCCGTCCGGGCCGAGGCGGGTGCGATGGTGAGTTACGCCGGCGACATCGACGTCGAGACACAGGCCGAGGGCGGGCTGTTGAAGTCGCTCTCGCGCTCCGTGCTGGGTGGCGAGTCGTTCTTCGTCAACACGTTCACCGCGAACTCGGCGGGGACGCTCCAGCTGGCCCCGGCGCTGTCGGGCGACATGGAGCACCACCGCCTCGAGGACGAGACGCTGTACGTCCAGTCCACGTCGTTCGTGGCCGCCGAACCGGGCGTCGAGGTGGACACGGAGTTCGGCGGCGGGCGCACCTTCTTCGGCGGCGAGGGGCTGTTCCTGCTGGCGCTCTCGGGGACCGGTGACGCCTTCGTCTCGAGCTACGGCGCCATCGACGAGCACACGGTCGAACCGGGCGAGCCGTTCGTCGTGGACACGGGCCACATCGTCGCGTTCGAGGAGAGCGTCTCGTTCGACGTCGAGCGCGTCGGCGGCATCAAGTCCACGCTGTTCAGCGGCGAGGGGCTGGTCTGTACCTTCACCGGCGAGGGGACGGTCTGGACCCAGACCCGGAGTCCCGACGCGTTCCTCTCGTGGCTCATCCCGCAGCTCCCCTCGACGAACGGCGGGAACTGA
- a CDS encoding PQQ-binding-like beta-propeller repeat protein: protein MFTFTVGPGDRETRDGVLNAFDSANGSRLWEFRTANVYSGPLPPLVVGDAVLVVGDPDETTYDNAVYVVDAASGSLRTQFGIHVDVGTAAPVVLDDNSVGQGYLSAYTGTTQCSTSGGGGGTVHTLMIAANGPTDYVLTVDGTLDPDTVGGDFRAEGSDDTPERNADGTLTASGGTGPAENPGGANFHGDRFLLTGSVDRLDLSKADSSYEVNVYLDERLVSPADVLQLSG from the coding sequence GTGTTCACGTTCACCGTCGGACCGGGGGACAGGGAGACCCGCGACGGCGTGTTGAACGCGTTCGACTCCGCCAACGGCTCGCGGCTGTGGGAGTTCCGGACCGCCAACGTCTACAGCGGTCCGCTCCCGCCGCTCGTCGTCGGCGACGCCGTGCTCGTCGTCGGTGACCCCGACGAGACGACGTACGATAACGCCGTCTACGTCGTCGACGCGGCCTCCGGGTCGCTCCGGACCCAGTTCGGTATCCACGTCGACGTCGGCACTGCTGCGCCCGTCGTCCTCGACGACAACAGCGTCGGACAGGGCTACCTCTCCGCCTACACCGGCACCACCCAGTGTAGCACCAGCGGTGGTGGCGGCGGCACCGTCCACACCCTGATGATCGCGGCCAACGGGCCGACGGACTACGTCCTCACGGTCGACGGGACGCTCGACCCGGACACGGTGGGTGGTGACTTCCGGGCCGAAGGGTCGGACGACACGCCGGAGCGGAACGCTGACGGGACACTCACCGCGAGCGGCGGGACGGGTCCCGCCGAGAACCCCGGAGGGGCGAACTTCCACGGCGACCGGTTCCTCCTCACCGGCTCCGTCGACCGTCTCGACCTCTCGAAGGCCGACTCCAGCTACGAGGTGAACGTCTACCTCGACGAGCGGCTGGTGTCGCCCGCCGACGTGCTGCAGCTGTCGGGGTGA
- a CDS encoding outer membrane protein assembly factor BamB family protein — translation MSWHTGGAVELRRRRLLGALALGGVAWGAGVGSSRVRGAVQGGGKPQYQGDAANTGYSPDECPPTANLQQAWEIAPEELQGTQTTLAAADGNLYACGYHRSSLICVAPTTGTIRWRLQTGYADSDFNAVSYPAVGGGTVYCGVSEPWPDSRPSVHGLVYTLNASDGSERWRAGTGRGPAYPTLDGDSLYVGSQGALYVLATADGSGRWNHVPSDSDAFIGPPAVDGGTVYYTTDRGRLYALDTGGGSQRWASGVGAISAPSVVDGTVYVGRSGGVRALDAADGSGVWSASTAGPVGTRPPSPMERCSRSPSDRGTGRPATAC, via the coding sequence ATGTCGTGGCACACCGGGGGCGCGGTCGAACTGCGACGCAGACGACTGCTGGGCGCGCTCGCTCTCGGGGGAGTCGCGTGGGGTGCGGGGGTCGGGAGCTCGCGTGTCCGCGGTGCCGTACAGGGCGGCGGCAAGCCGCAGTACCAGGGCGACGCCGCGAACACGGGGTACAGTCCCGACGAGTGTCCACCGACGGCGAACCTGCAGCAGGCGTGGGAGATCGCGCCTGAAGAACTACAGGGGACGCAGACCACGTTGGCAGCCGCGGACGGGAACCTCTATGCCTGTGGGTACCATCGCTCGTCGCTCATCTGTGTCGCCCCGACCACAGGGACGATACGCTGGCGCTTGCAGACCGGATACGCCGACAGCGATTTCAACGCGGTGTCGTATCCCGCCGTCGGCGGTGGGACCGTCTACTGCGGCGTCAGTGAGCCGTGGCCGGACAGCCGGCCGAGCGTCCACGGCCTCGTGTACACGCTGAACGCGAGCGACGGGAGCGAGCGATGGCGAGCGGGCACGGGCCGGGGCCCGGCGTACCCGACGCTCGACGGCGACTCGCTCTACGTGGGCAGTCAGGGGGCGCTCTACGTGCTCGCCACGGCCGACGGTTCCGGCCGATGGAACCACGTTCCCAGCGACTCGGACGCATTCATCGGGCCCCCGGCGGTCGACGGCGGCACGGTCTACTACACGACCGACCGCGGCCGGCTCTACGCGCTCGATACCGGGGGAGGCAGCCAACGGTGGGCCTCGGGCGTCGGGGCGATATCGGCACCGAGCGTCGTCGACGGGACGGTCTACGTCGGGCGGTCCGGTGGTGTCCGTGCGCTGGATGCCGCCGACGGGAGTGGCGTCTGGAGCGCGTCGACCGCGGGGCCGGTGGGCACGCGCCCGCCGTCGCCGATGGAACGGTGTTCACGTTCACCGTCGGACCGGGGGACAGGGAGACCCGCGACGGCGTGTTGA
- a CDS encoding CBS domain-containing protein — protein sequence MDIADIVSEEYVTFDPETPVSKLVGTFDDPSVRAVVVHDDAFRGIVTRRQLVTSHHQPDEKVGSLVWHVPRLGPDEDVRKVAQLMLDSDSQLLPVFEGDELVGVVTADGILEAVRPFLDAATVREAATTDLVTLDPDSTFGEALHTFREGRLTHLPVVEADAAVGVLSLYDVVGLTVRAASQSKGGEPGGQDSFGGAVSSSAGRTHGGFGAREGELKRVLDLPVRDLMTSPVHTIEPAATLDTAVDAMFDIDASSLVVTDDGQPYGVLTKSDVLDALTWEAGGNRAVQVYGTDLLDDVGYDDVVAMVEKFDDRDGGMNVLDAKIHLHRHDEKLRGTPLLMARVRLHTDRGLYIASGEGYGAKHALDEARDVLERQIRDRKTYGESKKPPSEEFWEKRFGWMLEE from the coding sequence ATGGACATCGCCGACATCGTCTCAGAGGAGTACGTAACGTTCGACCCGGAGACGCCCGTCTCGAAGCTCGTCGGGACCTTCGACGACCCGAGCGTGCGGGCGGTCGTCGTCCACGACGACGCGTTCCGGGGTATCGTCACCAGGAGACAGCTCGTCACCTCGCACCACCAGCCCGACGAGAAGGTCGGGTCGCTCGTCTGGCACGTCCCCCGACTCGGGCCCGACGAGGACGTCCGCAAGGTCGCCCAGCTGATGCTCGACAGCGACAGCCAGCTCCTCCCCGTCTTCGAGGGGGACGAGCTGGTGGGCGTCGTCACCGCCGACGGCATCCTCGAGGCGGTCCGCCCGTTCCTCGACGCGGCGACCGTCCGGGAGGCCGCCACGACCGACCTCGTCACGCTCGACCCGGACTCCACGTTCGGCGAGGCGCTCCACACGTTCCGCGAGGGGCGCCTCACCCACCTCCCGGTGGTCGAGGCCGACGCCGCCGTGGGTGTCCTCAGCCTCTACGACGTCGTCGGCCTGACGGTCCGGGCGGCGAGTCAGAGCAAGGGCGGCGAGCCCGGCGGCCAGGACTCGTTCGGTGGGGCGGTCTCCTCGAGCGCCGGACGGACCCACGGCGGGTTCGGCGCCCGCGAGGGCGAACTCAAGCGCGTCCTCGACCTCCCGGTCCGTGATCTGATGACCTCGCCGGTCCACACCATCGAGCCGGCGGCGACGCTCGATACGGCGGTCGACGCGATGTTCGACATCGACGCCTCCTCGCTCGTCGTCACGGACGACGGCCAGCCGTACGGGGTGCTCACCAAGAGCGACGTGCTCGACGCGCTCACGTGGGAAGCGGGCGGCAACCGCGCCGTCCAGGTCTACGGGACCGACCTGCTCGACGACGTCGGGTACGACGACGTCGTGGCGATGGTCGAGAAGTTCGACGACCGCGACGGCGGGATGAACGTCCTCGACGCGAAGATCCACCTCCACCGGCACGACGAGAAGCTCCGCGGGACGCCGCTGCTCATGGCTCGCGTCCGCCTGCACACCGACCGTGGGCTCTACATCGCCTCCGGCGAGGGCTACGGCGCCAAGCACGCGCTCGACGAGGCACGAGACGTGCTGGAACGGCAGATCCGCGACCGGAAGACGTACGGCGAGAGCAAGAAGCCCCCGAGCGAGGAGTTCTGGGAGAAGCGGTTCGGCTGGATGCTCGAGGAGTGA
- a CDS encoding DUF7511 domain-containing protein, whose protein sequence is MSNEYEEQVSAMGATPPVPNDREPPRPADEEPFVAVVTRRPDGEETCSISPPPTSERRLETEWVAASGDSFVSLAEMR, encoded by the coding sequence GTGTCTAACGAGTACGAGGAGCAGGTGAGCGCGATGGGAGCCACCCCGCCAGTACCCAACGACCGGGAGCCGCCACGGCCGGCAGACGAGGAGCCGTTCGTGGCCGTCGTCACGAGACGGCCCGACGGCGAGGAGACGTGTTCTATCTCGCCGCCGCCGACCAGCGAGCGGCGGCTGGAGACGGAGTGGGTCGCCGCCAGCGGGGACTCGTTCGTCTCGCTCGCGGAGATGCGCTGA
- the queC gene encoding 7-cyano-7-deazaguanine synthase QueC, whose protein sequence is MSEKAVILVSGGMDSATAVYEAMDRGYEPLFLHTSYGQRTEAKERECAEALAEEVDASEFLHVETGHLAQIGASSLTDEDIEVADADVESDEIPTSYVPFRNANLLSMATSYAEAQEASAIFIGAHSEDFAGYPDCRPAFFDAFQQVVDVGTKPETDITLEAPFVEWSKTDIAERGLDLGVPYELTWSCYRAEAPACGTCDSCAFRLQAFQNADVEDPIDYAERPDYRSSGADG, encoded by the coding sequence ATGAGCGAGAAGGCAGTAATTCTAGTCAGTGGCGGGATGGACAGCGCGACGGCCGTCTACGAGGCGATGGACCGCGGGTACGAACCCCTCTTCCTGCACACCTCGTACGGCCAGCGAACCGAGGCCAAGGAACGCGAGTGTGCCGAGGCGCTCGCCGAGGAGGTCGACGCGTCGGAGTTCCTCCACGTCGAGACGGGCCACCTCGCACAGATCGGCGCGTCGTCGCTCACCGACGAGGACATCGAGGTCGCGGACGCCGACGTGGAGAGCGACGAGATACCCACGTCGTACGTCCCGTTCCGGAACGCGAACCTCCTGTCGATGGCCACGTCCTACGCTGAAGCGCAGGAGGCTTCGGCCATCTTCATCGGGGCGCACTCCGAGGACTTCGCGGGCTACCCCGACTGCCGACCGGCGTTCTTCGACGCCTTCCAGCAAGTCGTGGACGTGGGGACGAAACCGGAGACGGACATCACGCTCGAGGCCCCGTTCGTCGAGTGGTCGAAGACCGACATCGCCGAGCGGGGGCTGGACCTCGGGGTCCCGTACGAACTCACGTGGTCGTGTTACCGGGCGGAGGCCCCCGCGTGCGGGACGTGTGACTCCTGTGCGTTCCGACTGCAGGCGTTCCAGAATGCGGACGTCGAGGACCCCATCGACTACGCCGAGCGGCCGGACTACCGGTCGAGTGGCGCCGACGGGTAG